One part of the Herbiconiux aconitum genome encodes these proteins:
- a CDS encoding glycosyltransferase family 4 protein, with product MSGATVHFVVPNGIDDAERVSGGNVYDQRLREALRGQGWDVRSVEVSGRRPADVAQTISGIPSASLVLIDGLLAVAASAVVAAHSKRLRMVVLAHMVASAMPGIGDDGETARRECEALGAARRVITTSEWTRSELTARALAHPDRIVVARPGTDAVATATGSLSGGSLLCVGAVAAHKGQDLLVAALAGLSDVPGWTCSIIGSLQADPDFALRTATAVGAARLTDRVALTGVLTGQRLEDAYATADLVVAPSRVESYGMVVAEALAHGIPVVAARVGGIPEAIADSRAGVLIPANDPHALQLVLRHWWEHSGRRAGLKAEALRSRGAARSWNETAAIVTTALRSALGAGSAGRYAAESERQCAG from the coding sequence ATGTCGGGCGCAACCGTGCATTTCGTCGTGCCGAACGGCATCGACGACGCGGAGCGCGTCAGCGGCGGCAACGTCTACGACCAGCGCCTCCGGGAAGCGCTGCGCGGTCAGGGTTGGGACGTGCGGTCGGTGGAGGTTTCCGGACGACGACCCGCCGACGTGGCACAGACCATCTCCGGCATCCCGAGTGCCTCGCTCGTACTGATCGACGGATTGCTCGCCGTGGCGGCGTCGGCCGTCGTGGCCGCGCACTCGAAGCGTCTCCGGATGGTCGTGCTGGCTCACATGGTCGCCAGCGCCATGCCGGGGATCGGAGACGACGGGGAGACAGCCCGGCGAGAGTGCGAGGCCCTAGGCGCTGCGCGTCGGGTGATCACGACGAGCGAGTGGACCCGGAGCGAGCTCACGGCGCGCGCACTCGCCCACCCTGATCGGATCGTGGTGGCTCGACCCGGCACCGACGCCGTGGCGACAGCGACCGGGTCCCTGTCGGGCGGGAGCCTGCTGTGCGTGGGCGCCGTCGCGGCCCACAAGGGACAGGATCTGCTCGTCGCCGCGCTGGCAGGCCTGTCGGACGTGCCCGGCTGGACCTGCTCGATCATCGGTTCGTTGCAGGCCGATCCGGATTTCGCGCTCCGGACGGCGACAGCGGTCGGAGCCGCGCGACTCACGGATCGGGTCGCGCTCACGGGCGTTCTCACCGGACAGCGTCTCGAGGACGCCTACGCGACAGCCGACCTGGTCGTCGCGCCGTCGCGGGTGGAGAGCTACGGGATGGTCGTCGCCGAGGCGCTCGCTCACGGCATCCCGGTCGTGGCCGCACGCGTCGGCGGGATTCCGGAGGCCATTGCCGACAGCCGGGCCGGCGTGCTCATTCCGGCGAATGACCCGCACGCTTTGCAGCTGGTGCTGCGGCACTGGTGGGAGCACTCGGGCCGGCGTGCGGGGCTCAAGGCGGAGGCGTTGCGTTCGCGCGGCGCGGCGCGCAGCTGGAACGAGACCGCAGCGATCGTCACGACCGCGCTGCGCAGCGCACTCGGTGCCGGATCGGCCGGGCGGTACGCCGCCGAGTCGGAACGGCAGTGCGCCGGATGA
- a CDS encoding RibD family protein gives MTDGPYVILSAAVSIDGYLDTPAPPRLILSNAADLDRVDEVRARCDAIMVGARTVRFDNPRLMVRSEERRVRREAEGRSSSPWKVTVTASGDLDPRSSFFTEGESQKLVYCPRSESRRIRHLLGGLATVVELGEEVTVADLLDELHDRGVRTLLVEGGGIVLTQFLAADLADELQLAVAPLFVGDRRAPRLIGDGAFLWTSERRATLAESRQIGDMVMLRYLLRPPRYD, from the coding sequence GTGACCGACGGACCCTACGTGATCCTCAGTGCCGCGGTCTCCATCGACGGCTATCTCGACACCCCTGCTCCGCCTCGCCTCATCCTCTCGAACGCGGCGGATCTCGACCGGGTCGACGAGGTGCGGGCGCGCTGCGACGCGATCATGGTCGGAGCGCGCACCGTGCGCTTCGACAACCCGAGACTGATGGTGCGGAGCGAGGAGCGGCGCGTCCGGCGCGAGGCCGAGGGGCGGTCGTCCTCGCCCTGGAAGGTGACCGTGACGGCGAGTGGCGACCTCGATCCGCGGTCGTCGTTCTTCACCGAAGGGGAATCGCAGAAGCTGGTCTACTGCCCGCGGTCGGAATCCCGGCGCATCCGTCATCTGCTCGGTGGTCTCGCGACCGTCGTCGAGCTGGGGGAGGAGGTGACCGTCGCCGATCTCCTCGACGAGCTGCACGATCGGGGCGTGCGCACGCTCCTGGTCGAGGGCGGAGGCATCGTGCTCACCCAGTTCCTCGCGGCCGATCTCGCCGACGAGCTCCAGCTGGCCGTCGCGCCCCTGTTCGTGGGCGATCGGCGAGCACCTCGATTGATCGGTGACGGAGCGTTCTTGTGGACATCCGAGCGCCGCGCGACCCTCGCCGAAAGTCGTCAGATCGGTGACATGGTCATGCTGCGATATCTGCTTCGGCCCCCGAGGTACGACTAG
- a CDS encoding 6-pyruvoyl trahydropterin synthase family protein gives MTFTVTVRDHIMIAHSFSGEAFGPAQRLHGATFVVDASFRTTELDADGVVIDIGHAAEVLKEITGSLTYRNLDDEPEFAGLNTTTERLCQVIADRLAERAADGRLGSSGRRLSAITVTLHESHIAWASYEKML, from the coding sequence ATGACCTTCACCGTCACCGTGCGAGACCACATCATGATCGCCCACAGTTTCTCCGGCGAGGCGTTCGGCCCGGCGCAGCGCCTGCACGGTGCGACCTTCGTCGTCGACGCATCCTTCCGCACGACCGAGCTGGATGCCGACGGGGTGGTGATCGACATCGGGCACGCGGCCGAGGTGCTCAAGGAGATCACGGGTTCGCTGACGTACCGGAATCTCGACGACGAACCGGAATTCGCCGGGCTGAACACCACGACGGAACGGCTGTGCCAGGTGATCGCCGACCGCCTCGCCGAGCGCGCGGCCGATGGCCGGCTCGGGTCGTCGGGTCGCCGGCTGTCGGCGATCACGGTCACCCTCCACGAATCGCACATCGCCTGGGCGAGTTACGAGAAGATGCTGTGA
- a CDS encoding zinc-dependent alcohol dehydrogenase encodes MPEAIAFWIDEPGVGVLRRQPVDGVGDGDVLVRTRFTGISRGTESSVFRGRVPLSEQHRMRAPFQEGDFPGPVKYGYLNVGVVEQGPTALLGRTVFTLFPHQSTFVVPADAVVAVPPGVPARRGVLAGAVETAVNVLWDAAPLVGDRVTIVGAGMIGCAIARVIRGIPGLDVLLVDVDASRGEIADRLGVRFAEPGEAPGDRDLVIHTSGSAAGLQVALESAVTDGEVIEASWYGDQPVSVMLGADFHSRRLAIRSSQVSAVALRRRGTRTTRDRLQFALDLLHDETFDVLLTGHSSWRDLPEVMAALAAGPSAELCHTIDWEDAV; translated from the coding sequence TTGCCTGAGGCCATCGCGTTCTGGATCGACGAGCCGGGTGTCGGTGTGCTGCGCCGGCAGCCGGTCGATGGTGTCGGCGATGGCGACGTGCTCGTGCGCACCCGCTTCACCGGGATCAGCCGCGGCACCGAGTCATCCGTGTTCCGCGGCCGCGTGCCGCTGAGCGAGCAGCACCGGATGCGCGCTCCGTTCCAGGAGGGCGATTTTCCCGGTCCGGTCAAATACGGCTACTTGAACGTCGGCGTCGTCGAGCAGGGACCGACCGCGCTGCTCGGGCGCACCGTGTTCACCCTGTTCCCCCATCAATCGACCTTCGTGGTGCCGGCCGATGCGGTGGTCGCCGTGCCGCCTGGCGTGCCCGCCCGTCGCGGCGTGCTCGCCGGCGCGGTCGAAACCGCTGTGAATGTGCTCTGGGACGCCGCCCCCCTCGTCGGCGACCGGGTCACGATCGTGGGCGCCGGCATGATCGGCTGCGCCATTGCCCGGGTGATCCGCGGCATCCCTGGGCTCGACGTGCTGCTCGTCGACGTCGACGCCTCGCGTGGCGAAATCGCCGACCGACTCGGTGTCCGATTCGCCGAACCGGGTGAAGCGCCCGGTGATCGCGATCTGGTGATCCATACGAGCGGCTCGGCGGCCGGGCTGCAGGTCGCCCTCGAGTCGGCCGTGACCGACGGCGAGGTGATCGAGGCCAGCTGGTACGGCGACCAGCCCGTGAGCGTCATGCTCGGAGCCGACTTCCACTCGCGGCGACTGGCCATCCGATCGAGTCAGGTGAGCGCCGTGGCCCTGCGCCGACGGGGCACGCGCACGACGCGCGACCGGCTGCAGTTCGCGCTCGACCTGCTGCACGACGAGACCTTCGATGTGCTCCTCACCGGCCATTCCTCGTGGCGCGACCTTCCGGAGGTGATGGCGGCGCTCGCGGCCGGGCCGAGCGCCGAGCTCTGCCACACCATCGATTGGGAGGACGCGGTATGA
- a CDS encoding sigma-70 family RNA polymerase sigma factor has protein sequence MSVTDDALLRVVHDEHARPLWRYVMSLTHDASLADDIVQETLLRAWRKPAVLDQSELSARGWLFTVARNLVIDERRSAHTRHEFAIDELPEPAAVTSDVTDAILDRWLVAEALASLSLEHRSVVVHAYYGGRSIVEIAAELHIPEGTVKSRLHYGLRALRLALQEAGVMR, from the coding sequence ATGAGTGTGACAGACGACGCCTTGCTCCGCGTTGTGCACGACGAGCACGCCCGGCCGCTCTGGCGGTACGTCATGAGCCTGACGCACGACGCCTCCCTCGCAGACGACATCGTGCAGGAGACCTTGCTCCGCGCCTGGCGAAAACCGGCGGTGCTCGACCAGAGCGAGTTGTCGGCCCGGGGGTGGCTGTTCACGGTGGCGCGCAACCTCGTGATCGATGAGCGGCGCTCCGCCCACACCCGGCACGAGTTCGCGATCGACGAGCTTCCGGAGCCGGCCGCGGTCACGTCCGATGTCACGGACGCCATCCTCGACCGCTGGCTCGTGGCCGAGGCGCTGGCCTCGCTCTCGCTCGAGCACCGGTCGGTCGTCGTGCACGCCTACTACGGTGGCCGGTCGATCGTCGAGATCGCGGCGGAACTGCATATTCCCGAAGGCACCGTGAAGTCGCGGCTGCACTATGGCCTGCGCGCGCTGCGGCTGGCGTTGCAGGAGGCAGGGGTCATGCGCTGA
- a CDS encoding SAM-dependent methyltransferase has product MNEIIEVSSDWLALREGEDARARSRELALAAAGALGRGATVVHDLGSGTGSMMRWLAPILPGPQTWVLHDWNPALTARATAGSAPLDREGRAVTIRTRGGELADLRAADLDGASLVTASALLDVLTSEEVHAVVQASVTVGCPVLLSLSVTGDVRLDPPDPRDDVVMEAFNAHQRRLANERRLLGPHGAAVVRELFLEAGWSVRTIDTFWHLSARDPLLLEQWFDGWLGAALEHRADLRTDEVVYRERRSAQQRSGALSAVVGHVDLLAWP; this is encoded by the coding sequence ATGAACGAGATCATCGAGGTCAGCAGCGACTGGCTGGCGTTGCGCGAGGGTGAGGACGCCCGCGCCCGATCGCGTGAGCTCGCCCTCGCGGCCGCCGGCGCGCTCGGTCGGGGCGCGACCGTCGTGCACGACCTCGGCAGCGGGACGGGATCGATGATGCGGTGGCTGGCGCCGATCCTGCCCGGACCGCAGACCTGGGTGCTGCACGACTGGAACCCCGCGCTCACCGCCCGCGCGACCGCCGGCTCGGCTCCGCTCGACCGCGAAGGACGAGCGGTCACGATCCGCACGCGCGGTGGGGAGCTCGCGGATCTCAGAGCCGCCGATCTCGACGGCGCCTCGCTCGTGACCGCGTCGGCCCTGCTCGACGTGTTGACATCGGAGGAGGTCCACGCCGTCGTCCAGGCCTCGGTCACCGTGGGGTGCCCCGTGCTGCTGAGCCTCAGCGTGACCGGTGACGTCCGTCTCGATCCGCCCGATCCTCGCGACGACGTCGTGATGGAGGCCTTCAACGCCCACCAGAGGCGGCTCGCGAACGAGCGCCGGCTTCTGGGGCCGCACGGCGCCGCCGTCGTGCGAGAGCTGTTCCTCGAGGCCGGGTGGAGCGTTCGGACCATCGACACCTTCTGGCACTTGAGTGCGCGCGATCCTCTCCTCCTCGAACAGTGGTTCGACGGATGGCTCGGTGCGGCGCTCGAACACCGCGCCGATCTTCGGACCGACGAGGTGGTCTATCGCGAACGGCGTTCGGCGCAGCAGCGCAGCGGTGCGCTTTCCGCCGTCGTGGGGCACGTCGATCTGCTGGCGTGGCCGTGA
- a CDS encoding AAA family ATPase, with the protein MPRALARIIGRDRELDRLNEFVQSIQQTGSSLVLVGVAGIGKSSLVHSAAELAGGAGLTVLATAGLASEREIPFAALERLLHPALCHLSELPDPHRTVLSSALGLEAGAPAQSQPLFDAVLALVERAAAEAPVLVVVDDLDLVDESTAAVVAHLCGGLSAMRVGVLGSARNRTEWGEGTAHLLVDRLAHSDADRLLRTVEPSMPSFARAALLDHAAGNPLAILEAVAPTRGVPHFRAQIDALSPRTREALLLMALSKSPAGGSLALADVTIEDLVPAEAVGLIAFDADGAIASFSHPLIRGAIVDRASFAERQAAHLALASRSSIGLEEEAFHRAEAAVDPDEATASLLERAARSAVERGATSSAAYALTRAAQVSPVASESRRRLAHAAYLASDSAADDVIELHALSGIGLVGADSGSMHAAVAAAFHQLESGSDSQVVCRAVKEAIQTAPHGWNAADTELRDAMNSWMLLCWLVGREEEWREYRAAVAQLRPHTPELASGIFFDVQSIGLPAVSELIEAGRHGESRMAYIRSLASMALYHFGTGQWGEAERLVEEGMSVARDVPADPVVGILHYVAALLSATSGQVQKAVDSIDALNRLATRLGALGLARFGYHAHVLTAVAQGDWESAYRHAISINAPGGFPDYVPHARWVAYDLVEAALRTGRIDEARIHAAAMVETGLPAISPRLALLTHAAAGLTSEEGWHECFERALSVSQADEWAFDYARVQLEFGSRLRRERQAGAAHELLRAAMTAFDTVGAEPWARRTHQELRALGDRATATTPRNTLTAQELAIAELAAEGFSNKQIGARMFLSARTVSGHLYRVFPKLGIGTRSALRDALGPRSLEPAQPVIRLAS; encoded by the coding sequence ATGCCGAGAGCTCTCGCAAGAATCATCGGTCGAGATCGTGAGCTGGACCGGCTGAACGAGTTCGTGCAGTCGATTCAGCAGACCGGGTCTTCGCTCGTTCTCGTCGGAGTGGCCGGGATCGGCAAGAGCTCGCTCGTGCACAGCGCTGCGGAGCTCGCCGGTGGCGCAGGCCTCACGGTGCTTGCCACCGCGGGTCTCGCGTCGGAACGAGAGATCCCGTTCGCGGCGCTGGAACGACTGCTGCACCCGGCCCTCTGCCACCTCTCCGAATTGCCTGACCCGCACCGGACAGTGCTCTCCTCCGCCCTGGGGTTGGAGGCCGGCGCGCCCGCGCAATCGCAGCCGCTGTTCGACGCGGTTCTGGCATTGGTGGAGCGCGCAGCGGCGGAGGCGCCCGTGCTTGTCGTCGTGGACGATCTCGACCTGGTGGACGAGTCGACGGCAGCGGTCGTCGCCCACCTCTGCGGCGGTCTGAGCGCGATGCGTGTCGGCGTGCTCGGGTCGGCGCGAAACCGGACCGAATGGGGCGAGGGAACAGCGCATCTGCTCGTCGACCGCCTTGCTCACTCCGACGCGGACCGCCTGCTGAGAACGGTGGAGCCGAGCATGCCGTCGTTCGCCCGGGCAGCGCTTCTCGATCACGCGGCCGGAAACCCGCTGGCCATTCTCGAGGCCGTGGCGCCGACGAGGGGCGTGCCCCACTTCCGCGCTCAGATCGACGCCCTGAGCCCGCGAACGCGTGAGGCACTTCTGCTGATGGCGTTGAGCAAGAGCCCGGCAGGGGGTTCCCTGGCGCTCGCCGACGTCACCATCGAAGATCTCGTGCCCGCGGAGGCGGTCGGATTGATCGCCTTCGACGCCGACGGTGCGATCGCGAGCTTCTCGCACCCTTTGATCCGCGGCGCCATCGTCGACCGCGCGAGTTTTGCCGAGCGGCAGGCTGCACATCTCGCGCTCGCCTCTCGCTCCTCGATCGGCCTCGAAGAGGAGGCCTTCCATCGTGCGGAGGCCGCCGTCGACCCGGATGAAGCCACCGCCTCGTTGTTGGAGCGTGCTGCCCGGTCCGCCGTCGAACGGGGTGCCACGAGCAGCGCGGCCTACGCTCTGACGCGCGCCGCGCAGGTGAGCCCGGTGGCGAGCGAGAGCCGCCGTCGGCTGGCTCACGCTGCCTACCTCGCGAGCGACTCGGCGGCCGATGACGTCATCGAACTTCATGCACTGAGCGGCATCGGTCTGGTGGGGGCAGACTCCGGATCGATGCACGCCGCGGTGGCTGCAGCCTTCCACCAGCTCGAGAGCGGATCGGACAGCCAGGTGGTTTGCCGGGCTGTGAAGGAGGCGATCCAGACCGCCCCCCACGGCTGGAATGCTGCCGACACCGAGTTGCGGGATGCGATGAACTCCTGGATGCTGCTGTGCTGGTTGGTGGGACGGGAAGAGGAGTGGCGAGAGTATCGTGCCGCTGTGGCCCAGCTCAGGCCGCACACACCGGAGCTCGCGTCCGGCATCTTCTTCGACGTGCAGTCGATCGGGCTGCCCGCCGTGTCGGAACTGATCGAGGCAGGGCGACACGGCGAATCACGCATGGCCTACATCCGCTCGCTCGCGTCGATGGCGCTCTACCACTTCGGAACCGGACAGTGGGGGGAAGCGGAACGGCTCGTCGAGGAGGGGATGAGCGTCGCCCGTGATGTGCCGGCCGACCCGGTCGTGGGCATCCTGCACTATGTCGCGGCGCTGCTCAGCGCGACCTCGGGACAGGTGCAGAAAGCGGTCGATTCGATCGATGCCCTCAACCGGTTGGCGACCCGGCTCGGTGCGCTCGGGCTCGCACGCTTCGGATACCACGCGCACGTGCTGACGGCGGTGGCCCAAGGCGACTGGGAGAGCGCCTATCGCCACGCGATCAGCATCAATGCGCCCGGTGGGTTTCCGGACTACGTGCCGCACGCGCGTTGGGTCGCCTACGACCTGGTCGAAGCGGCACTTCGCACCGGGCGGATCGACGAGGCCCGTATCCACGCCGCCGCCATGGTCGAAACCGGACTCCCGGCGATCTCGCCTCGCCTCGCTCTGTTGACCCACGCCGCGGCCGGACTGACGAGTGAGGAGGGCTGGCACGAGTGCTTCGAGCGGGCGCTTTCGGTCTCGCAGGCCGACGAGTGGGCATTCGATTACGCGCGAGTCCAACTCGAGTTCGGCTCGCGTCTGCGTCGCGAGCGCCAAGCGGGCGCCGCCCACGAGCTCCTGCGTGCGGCGATGACGGCATTCGACACGGTGGGTGCGGAGCCCTGGGCCCGGCGGACGCATCAGGAACTGCGCGCCCTGGGAGATCGCGCAACGGCGACCACCCCTCGGAACACCCTGACCGCGCAGGAACTGGCCATCGCGGAACTCGCGGCGGAGGGCTTCAGCAACAAGCAGATCGGCGCGCGGATGTTCTTGTCGGCGCGCACCGTCAGCGGGCATCTGTACCGTGTCTTCCCGAAGCTGGGCATCGGCACCAGGTCGGCTCTCCGAGACGCTCTGGGGCCGCGGAGCCTGGAGCCCGCTCAGCCCGTGATCCGTCTCGCCAGCTGA
- a CDS encoding CDP-alcohol phosphatidyltransferase, with protein MAILILTAAPLLPGVIADGTPAGFARLPWESIVVVLLLALMPWRPARVAVAATFGLLIVLASVLAGIDAGFESTLDIHFDPLEWQRLREAFGVVEDSIGSVAATTVIVVLAIAIVILAVALTWAALRVSVAIRAGRTRSTTVASTVAIVWIVTALLGARLVPGQPTAASASVGAITAATSRAAEGLSALADLPREIATDPYRDTPSSELLTALRGKDVIFAFIESYGQVALQNSSLSGGIHQVLRDGEAQLTADGYSSQSAFLTSPTFGGISWFAHSTLQTGLWIDKQSIYDAVMQSDRFALSEAFSSAGWRTVSDSPSNTQPWPYGTSFYGYDALYDADNVGYHGPTFGYAQIPDQYTWKFFADHELAAPHQPVMAEIDLVSSHTPWAPLPQLVPWSEAGDSAVYIPQAAEGKPASVVWQDPEQVRQAYAESIQYSLGAMFSFLHNSNDPDLVLVVLGDHQPAPIVSGQDASRDVPISIISKDPTVFQSIEGWQWHDGMLPASDAPIWPMDAFRDRFLAAFSA; from the coding sequence GTGGCCATACTGATCCTGACGGCGGCGCCGCTTCTGCCCGGGGTCATCGCCGACGGCACTCCGGCGGGCTTCGCCCGGCTGCCGTGGGAGTCGATCGTCGTGGTCCTGCTGCTGGCACTGATGCCCTGGCGCCCCGCGCGTGTCGCCGTCGCGGCGACTTTCGGCCTTCTGATCGTTCTGGCATCGGTGCTCGCCGGGATCGACGCCGGCTTCGAGTCCACACTCGACATCCACTTCGACCCGCTCGAGTGGCAGCGGCTCCGCGAGGCGTTCGGCGTCGTCGAGGATTCCATCGGGTCGGTCGCCGCAACGACCGTCATCGTGGTGCTTGCGATCGCCATCGTGATACTGGCGGTCGCGCTCACCTGGGCCGCACTTCGGGTGAGCGTCGCCATCCGAGCCGGTCGCACGCGCAGCACGACGGTGGCCTCGACCGTGGCCATCGTCTGGATCGTGACCGCGCTGCTGGGCGCACGGCTGGTGCCGGGGCAACCGACCGCCGCCTCCGCCTCGGTCGGGGCGATCACGGCGGCGACGTCCCGCGCCGCCGAAGGGCTCAGCGCCCTCGCAGATCTGCCGCGCGAGATCGCGACCGACCCCTACCGCGACACCCCGAGCTCGGAGCTGCTGACCGCGTTGCGGGGCAAAGACGTCATCTTCGCCTTCATCGAGAGTTACGGCCAGGTGGCACTGCAGAATTCAAGTCTCTCGGGAGGGATCCATCAGGTGCTGCGCGACGGAGAAGCCCAGCTCACCGCAGACGGCTACTCGTCCCAGAGCGCGTTCCTCACCTCGCCGACCTTCGGGGGCATCAGCTGGTTCGCACATTCGACCCTTCAGACGGGGCTGTGGATCGACAAGCAATCGATCTACGACGCGGTGATGCAGAGCGACCGGTTCGCGCTGAGCGAGGCGTTCAGCAGTGCCGGATGGCGAACCGTCAGCGACTCGCCCTCGAACACGCAGCCCTGGCCGTACGGCACGTCCTTCTACGGATACGACGCCCTCTACGACGCGGACAACGTCGGCTATCACGGTCCGACCTTCGGGTATGCGCAGATCCCCGACCAGTACACGTGGAAGTTCTTCGCCGACCACGAGCTCGCCGCACCCCATCAGCCGGTCATGGCCGAGATCGACCTCGTCTCCTCCCACACCCCGTGGGCGCCGCTACCGCAACTCGTGCCGTGGTCTGAGGCCGGCGACAGCGCCGTGTACATCCCTCAGGCGGCCGAGGGAAAGCCGGCGAGCGTCGTCTGGCAAGACCCGGAGCAGGTGCGGCAGGCGTACGCCGAGTCCATCCAGTACTCGCTCGGGGCGATGTTCTCGTTTCTGCACAACTCGAACGACCCCGACCTCGTGCTCGTGGTGCTCGGCGACCATCAGCCGGCCCCGATCGTGAGCGGACAAGACGCCAGCCGGGACGTGCCGATCAGCATCATCTCGAAAGATCCGACCGTCTTCCAGTCGATCGAGGGATGGCAGTGGCACGACGGCATGCTTCCGGCATCCGACGCACCGATCTGGCCGATGGACGCGTTCCGCGACCGATTCCTCGCGGCCTTCAGCGCATGA